The following proteins are encoded in a genomic region of Nicotiana sylvestris chromosome 4, ASM39365v2, whole genome shotgun sequence:
- the LOC104213293 gene encoding heavy metal-associated isoprenylated plant protein 44-like: MNMETVELKVDMVGIHEKRLRKCLSKLRGIEKVEVDGNSQKVVVIGYAHKNKILKAIRRGGLKADFWSAQNELLQAYAASASYSSFRFNNFSFF; the protein is encoded by the exons ATGAACATGGAG ACAGTTGAATTGAAAGTAGATATGGTTGGAATACATGAGAAAAGACTGCGTAAATGCCTGTCAAAATTAAGAG GAATAGAGAAAGTGGAAGTGGATGGTAACAGTCAAAAAGTTGTGGTGATAGGGTATGCTCACAAGAACAAAATACTAAAAGCAATAAGACGAGGTGGTCTTAAAGCAGATTTCTGGTCTGCTCAAAATGAACTTCTTCAGGCTTACGCTGCTTCTGCTTCTTACTCTTCTTTTAGATTTAACAACTTCTCCTTCTTCTAG